attgacgcgcttttttgcatgggtatagataaagacctggagagtgacatagggtactttttatcccggaaaatcaaagagttcccacaggatttttataaaaacctaattccacgcggacgaagtcgcaggcatcagctagtataaaataatacaaatatggACCAGAGTTCCAGACCACTGCCTACCCATGAGCCCAGCCAGACCAACTTTGAACTCTATCCTCTAGGTGTTAGCTTTTCAATTTGCAAATCGATGCTTAACAAACTATTTTCATTACAGCTATAACAGCGTTTCGGGTAATATCATCTACACCGTTCCCCAAAGTTCGGTAACCACCAGCTTCGGAACTGTTTGTAGTACTTTGGTTTTTCCATCGACTCTTCGTTAAGGGCTTTACACACTGAACACACATTGTCATTATTGGACGGATCACGAAAAGAGTAGTACTGCTTCCACCCGAAGAATCTGCTATACTTCGTGTAGGAGTTCATGAGGTGGGCAATGGTTGCTGCCAGCTCGGTGGGTGTGGTGTCTCGTGCGTTGAGGTACGATCCCGGTGGAAGGAACCTGTGGGATGGAAACCAGATATTAAAAACAGAATATTTATAGTGCTGTAGAAGGTATGACCTAGTGTGTCAGCGTATATCATTCAATTTCTTTTAGTCTATCATATCATTTAGTATATATACATAGTTCGACGTGATAGTGCGTGTGGGAGGAGGGTGTGTTGTATGTCTAGCAAATACCGCTAAAGTTAAAAGAGACAATTTAATCTAGATCTTTGAAGTCAATATTTCATCACAGCGGTGAACTTATAACTAAAGTTTAGTGTGTCGTGTTGTGCAAAGTGTAACTACCGATTTACCAGCTATTATTCATCATCGACACCTCATCTTCTTTCCACGTGGAAATACATCAAGATCTTGGTCATGCATGCGGCTTAGAAGACTCAGCATTCTGATAACAATACGTAAGTACCCGTATGTTGTGTTTGAGCCAACTAATGCGAGTAGAACCTTTAGTCTTTTAAAACGACGGAATTATCGCTAACAAGGCCAGGATTCCGAACACAGACGTGACGACACAGGATCCCAGGATTACGACTAGATCCGTGCCGCCACAGTGGGTGTTGTGTATGGTGTACTAAGGTTTAGAGgaagtttattaaactttgaacTGCTGATACATTGCAGTCGTTCCTTTACTTAGAGAGCATATTAAATCGTCAGTCCCTGTTCTTAGCACTACAATGAAACATCAAACATCTAATGACAGTCATTAACCATAAGTGACTAAGTGATTAGctatctataaaataattaaacctGTTGTCCGTAACTAGTCGCGGAGGTCAGGTAACAACTGATCAAAGAAGAAACTGGAAACCTTTCAATTATATGGATTTAAGGTCTCCAGTAGTAAGGACCTCAATATTATAAACGCTATATGACGAACAAGCCGAGTCATATTTCGGATTATCTTTAAACTATTTGGAGGAAACATAACGCAGTATATAAACCTTTttggagaaactgactgactgactgacataggaATCAaggtacagctcaaaccgctgtGGAAATTTGAAGTTATGTATGGAGGGTCTTTAATGGAAACATCTACTTAATGAGATTTCAGAAAGGGTTTTCAGAAATTGTACCCTAGCGAAACCAGACGgcactatatttttttcagttttgttTAGTTGTTTAATAAACACTTACTTTTTTCTAAAAAGAGGTTTTTTACATACCTAGAATAATCGGCACCGCCAAAAACTATCGGCACGACATCATGTTGCAGCGCCGTTATAAGCTTCTCCGTTACATAATCATCCGAAAAAGAATTCTCGAACGAGAGGTAGAAGAAATAATCTTTATCCAAAATTGTACTACAATTTTTCTGTTTTCTTGGACACGTCAGTGGCCCACATTTACCGTAAATATCTACATTTAAATTGTACCGAACTAAAGCTTGCTGTAATTTCTTTACATATTCCTGACGGTTATTTCTGCTTTTACAATTCGAAACAAACCAAGCAACTGCTTTGGTTTTATTCCTCAGTCTCAACGCTAAATTTTCATCAACTACAGCACCACCTTCAATCCAGTCCATTTCAGCTCTAGGGCCTATAACTTCTCCGTAAATGTCTTTGATTTGTATATACGGAATGGGTATATCAGAATCGAGTCTATATGTAGCTGttgcattaaaaaaatcatcgtACATCGCGCTGCAAACGGGTATATTTTCAGCTGACTCCatgttgaaataaatatacttttGACGCGATGAGCGATTCTGCGGAAGATCTGCTTTCGTCAAAGGATTTATATTCCGTccattaaaaaatatgtaatcgAATTTTGATACGTCTCCATTGAAATAGTCTCTATCAGTCGTAACATAGCAGTTTATCACAGAACAGTTTTTGTCGATGAATGCTTTCTGGCCTTTTCCAAAGTAGTAGAACGGTGCAAAATCATACTCAGTCCAGAGGAGGATGTGTTTGACATTGCTTGGTAACTTATCTGTCCTTCTGTATACTTCTGCATATCTGTAATCACGAGCGACATTTTTTATAACTTCGTGTATCAAGCTTTCGTTGACGAATATTGTCTTTTGGCTATCTACTAACTGGATCCAAATCACGGAGAGCGTCAGGCTGATACACGTAATGAGGAGAAGGAATCGAATCGTTTGCATCTGTCTCAAATACGATTCGATGCGTCTACGCATCTGAATGCATCGAGGCATCGTTGTCGCCACATGATCGGACTACTCAGACGCATATGAGGTGCATTGATCATTTGAATAAGATATTCGAACGAAGGTCATCCCACCTGCAACAACAAAATGAAATCATCGTACAATGCTCAATATGCATATATTATACATGTCTGCTAGAAATTAGAAtgcgtaaaaaatattatttttgttgataaatgtgtttgaggtacggaaccctaaaaactaattatAATGATATTAGCAAGTCATTTTACGTTACCTATTCACTTCTTATGTTAGTCATGTTACCATGGctcatatttttaaccgacttccaaaaaagaggtggttctcaattcggcccgtttttagggttccgtttccaaatggcaaaaaacggaacccttatagattcgtcatgtctgtctgtctgtccgtctgtatgtcacagccacttttctccgaaaatagaagagctatactgttgaatcttggtaagtagatgtattctgtaaaccgcattaagatttttacacaaaaatagaaaaaaaaaacaataaattttggggttccccatacttagaactgaaactcaaaattttttttttcatcacacccatatgtgtgtgtgtatatcgataggtctttaaaaatgatattgaagtttccaaaatcatttttttaaacagaatagtttgcgcgagagacacttccaaagtggtaaaatgtccccccctgtaacttctaaaataagagaatgataaaactaaaaaaaatatattaccaTGCAAATTTTcaacgaaaattggtttgaacgagatctagtaagtagtttttgatttatcgtgcaaaatgtcgataaaatacgattatttgtactacggaaccctcagtgcgcgagtctgattcgcacttggccggttttttttgttaaatgaaCGCTTAAATCGAACTGTTTCttatctgtacctacctagggtAAAACACCCAGTAGTCAGCCTTTTAGTGAGtgattaaattttgtttattagtattttaaatattaaacactatgcataaaaacaacCACTTGTTTgtgaaagattatttattatattaactaaaaaaattaacaaaatattatactattgTTAGACTTATagaaaaaattaacaataatcatattatggcACTTTTTCCCAGTGCTCAGCCTCATTTTTCCACAAGTCAGCCATGGCTTACCCTAAAGTCAGCCTCTCACTTACTTTACATATTTGGCATAGAAATTtcttattatatgtatttttatacatatcCCCAGCGAATTCAGTGCATTTTAAATGGTATGGTACTATTTAAAATGCACTTATCACTGGGCACTTATCACTTATCGCAGGGCAATTATCACAtcggttggttggttggttgattTCGGTATCGCTAGTCAATTCCTCTTCAAAATTATAACATCCTATTCTGTTTAAAGTACATAATATCTTATTTTTCTTCCTCTTTTTACTTTTGTTAGAACTCAACTGCTTTTCCGCTTTCCTTTTTTGtaattcttctttctttttcGTCTCTCTTTTTTTTCattacgatttttatttaatatttcgtTCCCTTTCAGTTCTTTCATTTCTTCTTTTTGTCTTTCAAATTGTCTCCACTCTTTAGAAGAAATAGCTCCTATTCATGACATGATGGAACTCTAAAACAAGTGATTTTCAGTCTAAAATAACTGTACATAAATTAAACTCTACTTCAAAAGGCTTTAAGGTGCTATTTAGAGCAACAGG
This portion of the Maniola hyperantus chromosome 22, iAphHyp1.2, whole genome shotgun sequence genome encodes:
- the LOC117992865 gene encoding alpha-(1,3)-fucosyltransferase C-like isoform X2, with the translated sequence MPRCIQMRRRIESYLRQMQTIRFLLLITCISLTLSVIWIQYAEVYRRTDKLPSNVKHILLWTEYDFAPFYYFGKGQKAFIDKNCSVINCYVTTDRDYFNGDVSKFDYIFFNGRNINPLTKADLPQNRSSRQKYIYFNMESAENIPVCSAMYDDFFNATATYRLDSDIPIPYIQIKDIYGEVIGPRAEMDWIEGGAVVDENLALRLRNKTKAVAWFVSNCKSRNNRQEYVKKLQQALVRYNLNVDIYGKCGPLTCPRKQKNCSTILDKDYFFYLSFENSFSDDYVTEKLITALQHDVVPIVFGGADYSRFLPPGSYLNARDTTPTELAATIAHLMNSYTKYSRFFGWKQYYSFRDPSNNDNVCSVCKALNEESMEKPKYYKQFRSWWLPNFGERCR
- the LOC117992865 gene encoding alpha-(1,3)-fucosyltransferase C-like isoform X1, which translates into the protein MPRCIQMRRRIESYLRQMQTIRFLLLITCISLTLSVIWIQLVDSQKTIFVNESLIHEVIKNVARDYRYAEVYRRTDKLPSNVKHILLWTEYDFAPFYYFGKGQKAFIDKNCSVINCYVTTDRDYFNGDVSKFDYIFFNGRNINPLTKADLPQNRSSRQKYIYFNMESAENIPVCSAMYDDFFNATATYRLDSDIPIPYIQIKDIYGEVIGPRAEMDWIEGGAVVDENLALRLRNKTKAVAWFVSNCKSRNNRQEYVKKLQQALVRYNLNVDIYGKCGPLTCPRKQKNCSTILDKDYFFYLSFENSFSDDYVTEKLITALQHDVVPIVFGGADYSRFLPPGSYLNARDTTPTELAATIAHLMNSYTKYSRFFGWKQYYSFRDPSNNDNVCSVCKALNEESMEKPKYYKQFRSWWLPNFGERCR